The DNA region GAGCAATTTATTTCTAGAAACCAAGAAATAAATGAAGACTTACTGTTTTCCAACCATCTGGATCCAAAAACGAGACAATTTTGGTGTTGATTCCTGGAATTGGTCCGGGTTGTCTTGTAATTTTTCCTCCTAGCTCCTTGGTAACTAAATCAACAACAGCGCCACTTTTATAAACATCTTCAGTGCTAATAGCAACCTACGCACAGATACAAGAGATATTAGTAATTTAATGGCtaaaattaacagaatattacgaaagattttaaaaaacctGAGCATATGCATTCCCTTTTGTGTATTCTGTCACACCATAGTTGTAAGTCAACTCTAGAACAATTGATTCTGTCTCTTCAGCGTAACCCAGCATCGCAATAGTATACTGTTGTTCTTGTATGGTTGGAAGAAAGGGTGAGCATGATGTGAAAAAGCAAAAGATATAGCTCTATATAAAAGTATATGAGTTAAGCCAACGCCACAAAGATATACATGTATCTGAATTATAGGAACCTATATATGAAATTATCATTATATCAATCAACATATTTATCATAACATGAAAGCCAAGATTGTGGCACACACACGTCAGACTAATGCCCCTACACAAATTAAATGCACGATTGTAGCCCTAGCCCTCAAAAGATTTTGACACATGCAGCATAATTAGATTAACAACAGTAAGACCAATAACCATCAGAAAATGATGCTGTGCAATATGACCTTGTAATCAGGATTGTCTTTTGTCCTCAGCAACTTCATCCCACAAGCCTGAATGAAAATGACAAAACACATTGAGAAAATGATGAGTTTAAAGAGGAGACAGAGTTTGATAATATACTTGTTCAGCTATATAGATAACACATCTGTCACATAACAATGAAATCAGAGAAACAGATgtattcaaaaaagaagaaatacaCTTGGCTTGTTCTGTATCCAGCTGATCAGATATAAGTAGCAACTGTTTTGTGCACTCTAAATAAGGGCAAAACCATCGAAAATAAATGGAACCACAAAGGCAACAAAGTCTATCTATTGCAGATTCTCAAGGGAACAGTCTGATATAACAATCAAAACAAACTAAatgtattatattataatatttggTTTATTAACAGGTTAGACACGATGGAGCGAATGCATGGCAACCGGTCAccaaaactatgaaaattatctGTGGAAAAGAACCACGAATagatattgatgcacagataagGCGTGAACTGAAACACTAAACTCTAATAAGTTCATAACGACAATTATAGGTATTTGAAACATCCTGCAAATAAGAAAGTAGTTGAACTATGCTGTTCAAGAAGGATACTGTTTTGCATGCATTTAGAAATTATCAAATTGAACAAAATAAGCAACTATATTTTGACATCTTTAAGATTGAACAACCaataaaacttataatataaGTTACCTTCTCATAAAACTTGATAGACCTTTCCAAGTCACCTACTCGAAGCATGACTTGGCAAAGTGGTTCAGGTGTGGGTCCCCTTTGAATAAGCTCGAATACATAGCCATCAGGGTCTTCGACAAAAGCAATGACTGTTGTTCCTCCTTTAACAGGACCTGGTTCACGTTTTATCTTCCCACCTTTGGATCTTATGTCCTCAACTAATTTGTAGACCTACAATTCGAGTGATTTTGTTTCCTTCCAATTAATGTTTAGGTGATAAATATCTAAATGGGACAGAATTAATCACAAATGTGCAACATACATCTTCTGATGCAATAGCAAAATGGCCAAAGCCAGTGCCAATATCATACTTATCCACCCCATAATCTGCtcaaaagaagagaaaagaagatatGAAGTCATTTACTGAATGTTTAACTAAAAAGTGAACAACAGACATGTACAAAGTGCCAATAGTTTGGAGCCTATGATTGCTGCTAAGACAATCATCAGAAAATTTGATAAATTTTGAAGGAGTTCACACATGGGGTCTTAAGTTGATGGGAGAAAAGGATTTTCTACAATGAGATGAGAAACATACTATATGTCAGCTCCACCACAAAATGAGAATCTTCTGGTCCAAATCCAAGAAAAGCATTTGAATATTTCTCTTCAGGAATGTCACGCTTACGGAGCAGTTTCATTCCAAGGCATTCAGTGTAAAATCTAAAGGAATATCACAGCGTTGTTTAGTAAATAGGGATTGGTGAAGCTAGAGTAAGATATCTTAGAAGATTTGATGGTCAAATTTTTGACAAAACAGACTCTATGGTACGGTCCAAATTGCCAACACGATAAACAGCATGTAAAAAACGACGCTTGTCTTTCTGAGCCCATTCAAGCAAGTTCTCGCTGGAAAGAGACTCTACTTCAGCACCAGATGCCATATCTAAACCAAGATAATCATGTCAATATATCAAATGACAATACTAAAGTAGAACTACTCATTTAAGAAAGTAAATGCCTAAAATGACAGTTCGATTGGAACAGAAAAAGCTAAACTTAGACTACTTCAGAGGCTAATTATGAAGATGTGGCAGATAAAAGGTATGACAATAAATTGTTAATTTTCTTTAGGGGATTCAAACTAAAATCCACATTCACCACATAAGCAAGCTTTAGATAGCAATCGAAATTTAAGCAGAGAAGCAAATGACCACTGACTCATTAAACTTTAAGAATGACTGTGATCATATCCAAATAGATTTCTTTCTCCTTCATACTAGAAAGGTACTAGAATTATGGATAAAAGTTATATAGTAACACATAGGGAATGGTTAATTAACAAACATCAACTAATGGTATCAGATATAAATCTTTGAAATCttaaaaagaattattttctaatttaaaatttgGAATATGTTCAAGGCATTAGATTAATAAGCTTATTGGTCTAGTAGGTTTAAACACAAAATATTAGTTCTAAGTTTAGGGTTTTATCAAGTCTATATATACACCAATCTAAataatatttcattattaagCAATACAACATTTACCCATTCTCATAATCCACATGGTATAAGAGACCCCTCTTCTAAGAAGTTCCAAAAAAGGCATCCCTATCATGGGAATGGTAGGTTGCAAATTATCCCTACCATGTAGTCGTCTCTTCGTTGTTGTTGCACGTGCACTCTAGGACAAGGATATAGTTGGGCAGGACATAGATCAACAAGTTTTTGCAGTAAAGGAGATGTCCCATTTATAACAACTTAACAAGATTATATCATAACCTTAGAGATAACAAATGTGTAAGCATGACAAAATTAGTTATGATAATATACCACGGAATGATACTTGAAGGTGCGTTGCAGTACAATGAGCCATGAAGTCACAGACCTAATTTATGGAACATTTCCAACCTATTTACTTAGCAAATTTCCCATAATTTAATTAGCTACTTCTGCATAAGGTCTCTCTCCTGGTTAGCGACTCTGCAGGGATGGCATCTCTGACACTAAAAACGCCAGAGTTTTACCTAATAATACTTTTTTAAAGTACAAGACAGCAACAAATACACACAGAAAAATCGAAAAACACACCGCGCTGGAATCAACACAGCAATCGGCGACTCCTGGAACCTGGATCGATCTTCTAGCCTAATGCGATAGTTAAAATCGAACGTAATACTATTCTCGAGACTGTAAAAGTACAAGAAAACGGAGACCGAAACCCTAAATGCATGAAGAACGGAGAGTTTGGAGACATACCGAAGAAGAATCGGAAATCTCTTCCGAGAGAGCGGTGAAAGCTTGATCCACTGCCTGCCTGCTCTGGCAGGGACTAAATAGGACCTTTCTGGAAGAAGGGAGTGTGATCTCATCCAATTGGTGGTGTAAATAGAATCCGTAAAATTCCCATCCCGTATCTGGATCCTTTGGCGTGAGCGTCGCAGGCGATGCCACTTGTCCTGTTCAGTTTCAGTCTCTACTTTACCTGAAATCCTTGCAGGATAACTTTATATAAAACAAAAAAGGtaaaaggtatatatatatattttaaaaggtaaatatatatatatatatatttaaaaagttgaataattccttgaaagttattttttaaaataatttaaatgtctaaattttgtgattaATCATGAAAGTAAACGGAAGTTTTCCTTTATCAACTTTTGTTCAGGGACCAGTTAGAgggaaaaataaaagtaaaagtaAAGGGCAAAAAAAAAGTGGAATGTTACGTGTCATTTGGCATCCATCCACAAAACAGTGTGAAGTGTGCTATGTGATCTTGTGAATTGATGGCTTTGATGGCCTCTGTTTTTCGTTCTTAACAACAGCATTGATGTGCAGTAGTACACGATGGCATTGAGCCAACGCTCCAAGGGATCAGAGGAGGTAAACAGAAGGAAGCTTTGTTTGATTCTCCGAATGGATTGGGTAAGCGTAAGAACGATTATTCTAAGGGAAATGGATGATCCACAAAGTTAAGCATAACTGGTGTAGCTCGGGTAGGTCATATGGGGGTTGTCGCATATGATATAGCTTGGGTAAGCAATATAGGAGGTCGTCGCTCCCAAATCCCTCTCAAAGGCTCCACAGACCTGAGCCCCTTTTTCTTAGTGACCCgtggtattattattattattattattagcagATCAgatttcttgttttttttagtGTTGTTATTTGCTCCCACGACTGAATGATCGAACTCCTCTCTCCAATTAAGATAAATTAGTCTTTTAGTCCTCTTGGTATTCTTGTTATTATCCTCAAACAGGATTGGTCTTCCCGTTTCCAGGGTATTCTCATTATTATTCCCAAAACAAGATTGATCTTCGGTCTTCATAATATTCTCATTATTATCTCGACGAGGTTGAGCTTCTACTATTCTTAACATTCTTATTATTCCTGATCAGGATTGCTTAGATTTCCCACCTTCTCATATTTATATGTCTCTGATCCTGTCGGAAAGTTGAGAAGATGGACCTATCAGTGTGACGTATCTGGAATGtcgaccgcatccccatgacctgGATGGTGAGCTGTCCTCCGCGTTGACCAAGTCGTTCAAGGTCCTATGGTCAACAGTACTTGTAGCCAGCGACCGGATTACCCCGGTCCCTgttaccccgatgctcgaggcaaatCCCACGGATACATAAACAGCCAAATAGTGGTAGAACAACTAAATAAATAGAAGACGAGTACAGTGACGTACCCTGGCCGCGAGGGGCGCCCTCGGATAGGTCAATAAGTTGGTCACAGTGCTGATCGAGTTGTATCGGCCCGGACGAGTAAAGGAGTGTGAGCCAGCTGAGGAACCGGATCTAGGGGTGACGACATAGAATCCGATGCAGCATGGATCCAAGAGGCAGCATGTCGGCCGAAATATAACGACGACTCCTGAGTCGGGATACTACAACGGCTCATAGGCCGAGATATGATGACGACTCGCAGGCCGGATGATACAAGTAACTCACAAGCATGATAACAATATGAATAGCGAAACACAACACGGCTTGATAGTCGGAGTATGCGAATCTGAGCACTCAAACGGTGGCTGACTGGAGGGTGACGGCGGCAAGACTGGCAAGCGGCTACTGGGAGAGGTAGCGGAGAGGGGAAACAGAGGAGGGGAGCAAGGGCTCGGTGTGTGCGACTAGCTGCAGCGATATGTGCGACCAGCGACGTTGCAGATCTCTCCCTGGCGACAGATTAGAATCCTTGGCACAGGTGAAGTATTGTTGCTCGCCCTCGTCCTCGCCTACTGTCAGTCCGCGAATAAGAAGAGGCAACCAAGCAGTGTCTTGCCGAGGCTGGTGTCGAGGGAGAATAGGGAGAAGAAACTCCATCATTGTAGACTTCTGTTCACAAACATGAAAGGAGAGGAAACAGTGTTCCTTCTTGCTTCTGCTCACCAATGGGGAAGAAGCGACAACTTTGCTGCTCGACAGCTAGGCCCAGGAGGCAAGGCATAGAGGAATCGATAGCTGGAGATCGTAGAGAAGAGTGGAAACCTCATAGAAGTGGATCGAAGAAGACGACGAGGACGGAAACACGATGTCGAGAAGAGGACTCGTGAGAACGGCAAGGATCTGGCCATGGCCTCTATTCCTTGGCAGCGGATAAGAGCCAAGCCCCAAGCCCCCCACCTCTCGTAATCATG from Zingiber officinale cultivar Zhangliang chromosome 4B, Zo_v1.1, whole genome shotgun sequence includes:
- the LOC121974417 gene encoding lactoylglutathione lyase GLX1-like → MASGAEVESLSSENLLEWAQKDKRRFLHAVYRVGNLDRTIEFYTECLGMKLLRKRDIPEEKYSNAFLGFGPEDSHFVVELTYNYGVDKYDIGTGFGHFAIASEDVYKLVEDIRSKGGKIKREPGPVKGGTTVIAFVEDPDGYVFELIQRGPTPEPLCQVMLRVGDLERSIKFYEKACGMKLLRTKDNPDYKYTIAMLGYAEETESIVLELTYNYGVTEYTKGNAYAQVAISTEDVYKSGAVVDLVTKELGGKITRQPGPIPGINTKIVSFLDPDGWKTVLVDHLDFLKELEQA